The following proteins are co-located in the Amyelois transitella isolate CPQ chromosome W, ilAmyTran1.1, whole genome shotgun sequence genome:
- the LOC106141276 gene encoding uncharacterized protein LOC106141276 produces MSSQRYRSFYSANSEKKQNWKCPECISKVPKQGNLTTPVRTNVPVSADSHNSTSPSSDSQNVTVRSKVTKTPVSIESISNDDIDYSNMKSCMKTLAEEMQAMRKDIGRMCDKIDTFTETISTRVNLLEARIDSLESKKSEVENKKIKDLEGTVLQLKLKLQEREQEALGNDIELASFPEVKNENTTHLVLAVAKKLGVELEERDVVNAQRAGPVPAAVEGGAPARPRPLVVRLARRATRDGLLRAARVRRGVTTEGIVVAEHGSPRSFYVNERLTKPNRHLFLMARQAAKRSNWKYVWTKDGKIYARREQGRASFRLCCETDIQKVFGDSCVRSDPQNMQ; encoded by the coding sequence ATGAGTAGTCAACGCTATCGCTCATTTTATAGTGCTAACTCAGAAAAAAAGCAAAACTGGAAATGTCCAGAATGTATTAGTAAAGTGCCTAAACAGGGAAACCTGACCACACCAGTACGCACAAACGTACCAGTCAGTGCTGACAGCCACAATTCTACGAGTCCATCCAGTGATAGTCAAAATGTGACTGTTAGATCTAAAGTCACAAAAACGCCCGTTTCTATTGAATCAATCTCAAATGACGACATTGATTATTCAAATATGAAGTCGTGTATGAAAACATTAGCTGAGGAAATGCAAGCGATGCGAAAAGATATAGGCAGAATGTGCGATAAGATAGACACGTTTACAGAAACCATCAGCACACGGGTTAATTTACTTGAGGCTAGAATCGACTCGTTAGAAAGCAAGAAGAGTGAAGTGgaaaacaaaaagataaaagattTAGAGGGAACGGTGTTGCAGCTAAAACTGAAATTACAGGAACGTGAACAGGAAGCCCTAGGGAATGACATCGAACTTGCAAGCTTTCCTGAGGTCAAAAATGAAAACACCACTCATTTAGTGCTGGCGGTTGCCAAGAAACTAGGTGTGGAGCTGGAAGAGCGTGACGTGGTGAACGCTCAACGTGCGGGGCCGGTGCCTGCGGCTGTGGAGGGCGGCGCGCCCGCCCGCCCGCGCCCGCTGGTGGTGCGCCTGGCGCGCCGCGCGACTCGCGACGGGCTGCTGCGCGCTGCGCGCGTGCGGCGCGGCGTTACCACCGAGGGCATAGTGGTTGCGGAGCACGGGTCACCTCGATCCTTCTATGTTAATGAAAGGCTAACGAAACCAAATAGACACCTATTTCTAATGGCACGACAAGCTGCTAAGCGCTCTAATTGGAAATACGTATGGACCAAGGATGGAAAAATCTATGCAAGGAGGGAGCAGGGCAGGGCGAGTTTTCGTCTTTGCTGTGAAACAGACATCCAAAAGGTTTTTGGTGATAGCTGTGTTCGTTCAGACCCACAAAATATGcaataa